The DNA region CCACTGGGCGCGTTTTAAATAGAGTACGCGCCAATTTTGTTTTATCATTCAAGAATATCCTTCTCATGCTCCTGTCTGAGAAATGTTTTTGCTAGTGTAGGCATCAACCGACCAAAGTAGAGTGGATACAAGTCTTCCTTCATCAGTTGGTTCCTTTGCGTCTTCTCTTATTCAACTTCTAGGGGCAATTGCAGTAATGCCCCAAGTTGCATGGCCAGTTCTCATCATCATTGTTCCTATTGCAGCAGTTTGCATTTGGTATCAGGTATATATTTTCAAGTCTTCCGACTTTAGACATTTTTATGTTTTCTTATGTTGTCCATTGTCTTCATTCTATTGTCGCTTTTGATTAGTATCAGCTTTTGAAATGCCAATTCTTCAAGAAATTCTATGCTGAAGTACTTCTAACTTGTCAAAGGTATGATTTGGCCGTGGCATGCCATTCATTTTACGGGGTCTCACTTGCACTTTTCCTGGAGGAAGAAAGACGGGAATTGTTGGAAGAACAGGCAGTGGCAAATCAACGATCATACAGACAATATTTCGTATCATTGAACCTACAGTTGGCCATGTATTCATAGATGGCATTGACATTTCAACCATTGGGCTGCATGACCTGAGATCCAGATTGAGCATTATCCCACAGGATCCAGTCAAGTTCAAGGGAACTGTGCGTAACAATCTAGACCCACTCGAAGAATGCACGGACGAAGAGATTTGGAAGGTGCTCCGGCTTACTAATGCATATTGTTGTCATTTGCTAGATGATTACTTAAAAAGTCATTTCATTTCCATGTATTTTCTTGTTATTATGTCCTTTGTAGGCTTTGGATTATTGCCAATTGGAGAAGAGATAAGGAAGAAGGAATTGAATCTCAACTCCAAAGGTATGTTACCATTCATAATGGTGATAAACTGATACTAGAATCAATAACATGCCACAAAGATGTGCCTACTGAATTGTTAAgcatttaacaaacaaggttggcgATGACTTAGTTTACCTTATTATCGGTGCTAACTTATGCCCCGTGCAGTGATGGAAAATGGTGAGAACTGGAGTGTTGGCCAGCGTCAGCTTGTATGCTTAGCAAGGGTACTCTTGAGGAAAAACAAGATATTGGTTCTGGATGAAGCAACTGCCTCAGTAGATACTATTACTGATACTGTAATCCAAAAAACCCTAAGACAGCAATTCTCTGAGTCGACAGTTATAGCCGTTGCTCATCGTATCACTTCTGTTATTGATAGCGATATCGTCTTGGTACTCGATAATGGTTACACTACCAGATACATTTAAGATTTATCTCGAGCTTCTCCATTAGAAAAGTATATTGAATTCTTTTAATATAGCACTAGAACATGTATCAAATCATCTTGAATAATTCAGTGACTGAGAGAACTCTTGCTCCGAGTCGTCGAAGCTGGGGCACCTTGAATGCTGCTCTTCAAAAGAAGCACAAAATAGATCACCATCAAGGTCTTCAACTTCTTCACAATGTACAGAAGCTAATTCTAGTTTCTTATTGAACCTTCCCTTTGTCAAACCTTGCAATCTTGTCTCTACTTCTTTCATGTTAGGCCTCTCTGCTCCTCTAACCCTCAAGCATTCCTCTGCTAAACGAATCACTTCATCAAGTTCTTGCTTTGCTCCCTCTGCCTTTACCCTCGCCTCTAAGATATCGAACACGTGTTTATATTTTGTCGCTTGGTTGAAGTACATCACCAAATTCATCTCCCCATATCTAGAGGATAGAACAGGTTTCTTTCCTGTTAAAAGCTCCAAAAGTATAACCCCAAAGCTATATACATCACTCTTCTCTGTCAGTTTTCCAGTTTGATAGTATTCAGGATCCAAGTAGCCAAAAGTACCTTGTATTGTTGTGGTCAGATGTGTCTGATCTATAGGAATAGATCTGGAAGCTCCGAAATCTGAAACTTTTGCAGTGTAAGTATCATCTAAGAGCACATTTGATGTCTTGAGGTCTCGGTGGTATATCGATATTGAAGCGGCAGAGTGTAGATAAGAAAGTGATCCCACAACTTGTGATGCAATCCTTAGTCGATCCTCCCATGATAACGAGGACCTTTTGCCTTGGCCATGGAGATGATCTGAAAGAGCTCCGTTTGTGATGAACTCGTACACCAGGAGAGGCACCTCAGTCTCTAAACAGCATCCATAGAGCTTGACAACATTTCGATGATTGATTTGAGAAAGAATAGCAACCTCGTTTATAAACTGATCGATCTCTCTCTCTACTACTATATTGGTTCTTTTAATGGCGACGACACGCTGATCGGACAGGATGCCTTTGTATACTGTGCCATGGCCTCCCTGTCCGAGGATTCTCGTCTGGTCGAAGTTGTTGGTTGCTTTCTCTAATTCTTTCAAAGAAAAGATCTTTGCTCTCCCTGTATTATCGTCATTAGTCGATAGTAGTTTCTGCAACAACAAGCCTTGGTTTTTGAGGAAGTATCGCTCCTTCATCCGCTTCAGTTTCAGCAGTTTCAATCTTTGGTCGAAAAATATCGCAGTGGCTAAAACAGAAAGAAGTGCAATGGTACTGCTCACTCCGGCAACGATGCCTGTCATCATTGTTTGTCCCCGTGGAATCCGTATAcctagaaaatttaaataaataagataaataTAACTTGCGTGAATCCTCTGTTCAGAGAACTTGAGCACGACTAGCTAGCTGTTTATCCATTGGTGTTTGATCTAAAGGAGTGAGGGAGAAAGAGGCTGACCTTGGCAGCCATCCAAAACATATGGATTTCCATGGTGGCCTTGGACGCACTTGCAGCGATAACCGGAGCgattggcggcggcggcggcgtacACATCAACGCACACGCTGCGGTGGCTGACGCACGCGTATTGAGTCTCATTCAGTTTGACAGCATCCGCGCAGGGCAACTTTTGGATCGCCCACTCAAACATCATCGACTCGTCCAAAAATTTATAAGGACCTCTCTGGGGATCGATGCCTCCCTCCAGCAGCACTTCCTCTGCCGGTGTCTGATCTGTTCGTTGAACTCGCACTTGACCTTCCTCAAGCAGCACCTCCACCACGTGAAACAAGCTCATTCCTGAGCGACTAAACATGAGCATCGGCGCCTGGCACACCAAGCGGaagctctcctcctcctccttgtaGCAGCCTTCTTGCAGACCGAAGGGGAAAGGAACAGTGATGTTTCCGCACTTTGTTGGGCAGTCTGATACGGGACGATGAGGTGACGCCGGCGACGCCGTCTCCGTCGGCGATGATGCTGGATGAATATTTGAATGATCTAAATGGAGTGATTGATTATGTTTTAGTGCTTTTGATTAGAACTTTATAGATTATTACCTTGGCAGCCGTCGGTGATGTAAGGATTGCCATGATAACCTAGCATGCAAACGCAGTAGTAACCGAGGCCACTGGTTATGCTGTCGGAGCAGACGCTGTTGTTGCTGATGCAGGCGTAATTAGAAGTGCTCTTGATGGCTTCCTCGCAGGATGATGAGCCGTTGATGGCCCACTCCATAAAGACCTCCGGCGGCGCGATGCTGTCGTCGGCGAAGATATCCGCCTTCTTGAAGACATATTCCTCGTTGCCGGAGAAGAAGGCCTTGACGCTGGAGGTGGGCTCCGAGTCGTTGCGGGTGAGTTGGACCGCATACGGACGGACCAACAGCGGTAGGCTGATCTGGCAGCAGCCGATCCCGCTGCAACTCGCTTCGGCGGCGGTCAAGTCGTCGTCGTTGGGGCAGATGGTCATGCAGCTCCCGATGGTTTTGTTGTTGCGGTCCATAAGTAAGGCGGTGGCGCTGCACCCGACGACGGTAAGGGCGGTGACGGAGGAGAAGAGGGCGGCAAAGGGGGCCTCTGTCCAGCCGGTGAAGAGGGAGCGCGATTGGTAGCTCATGGTGGCGATGCCGAGACGGACGTTCATGATGGGGGCAGACGGAGAGATACTGAGCACCTCGGTGGCGACGCCGCCG from Zingiber officinale cultivar Zhangliang chromosome 4B, Zo_v1.1, whole genome shotgun sequence includes:
- the LOC121976452 gene encoding wall-associated receptor kinase 1-like, with product MAMHRSVALLLPLLVMAISDGASTNSSRSTTSFHLPSNCSSSCGDIAISYPFGIERGCFRPGFDLLCDRDADHTKLLLPGGVATEVLSISPSAPIMNVRLGIATMSYQSRSLFTGWTEAPFAALFSSVTALTVVGCSATALLMDRNNKTIGSCMTICPNDDDLTAAEASCSGIGCCQISLPLLVRPYAVQLTRNDSEPTSSVKAFFSGNEEYVFKKADIFADDSIAPPEVFMEWAINGSSSCEEAIKSTSNYACISNNSVCSDSITSGLGYYCVCMLGYHGNPYITDGCQASSPTETASPASPHRPVSDCPTKCGNITVPFPFGLQEGCYKEEEESFRLVCQAPMLMFSRSGMSLFHVVEVLLEEGQVRVQRTDQTPAEEVLLEGGIDPQRGPYKFLDESMMFEWAIQKLPCADAVKLNETQYACVSHRSVCVDVYAAAAANRSGYRCKCVQGHHGNPYVLDGCQGIRIPRGQTMMTGIVAGVSSTIALLSVLATAIFFDQRLKLLKLKRMKERYFLKNQGLLLQKLLSTNDDNTGRAKIFSLKELEKATNNFDQTRILGQGGHGTVYKGILSDQRVVAIKRTNIVVEREIDQFINEVAILSQINHRNVVKLYGCCLETEVPLLVYEFITNGALSDHLHGQGKRSSLSWEDRLRIASQVVGSLSYLHSAASISIYHRDLKTSNVLLDDTYTAKVSDFGASRSIPIDQTHLTTTIQGTFGYLDPEYYQTGKLTEKSDVYSFGVILLELLTGKKPVLSSRYGEMNLVMYFNQATKYKHVFDILEARVKAEGAKQELDEVIRLAEECLRVRGAERPNMKEVETRLQGLTKGRFNKKLELASVHCEEVEDLDGDLFCASFEEQHSRCPSFDDSEQEFSQSLNYSR